The window TCGTCAGGCCGATTGGCTGGGACATGGACCGCATTTCGCTGGGCAACGACGAGTTCGAGGGGCACAACAACGCCTACGTGCTCGCGGGCGAGGACACGCTCGCGCTCGTCGACACCGGAATCGCCACGCCGGACGTCCGCGCCGACCTCCGTGACGGACTGGCCGAACGCGGCTACGAGTTCGCCGACGTCGACGACGTCGTTCTCACTCATTTCCACCCCGATCACGCCGGGTTAGCCGGCGAGATCCAGGCCGAAAGCGACGCTACAGTGTACGTCCACGAGGCCGACGCCCCGATCGTCGAGGGAGATTCCGAGACCCTCGAGGCCCTCGACCGACGCCGCCGGGAGTACCTCAAGGACTGGGGCGTTCCCGAAGGCCCTAAGGAGGAACTACTCGCCTTCCTCGAGGCGGCGGACGGAATCGGGGGCGACCCCGTCAATGCCACGTCGATCGAGGACGGCGACGTCCTCGAGGTCGGCGGCCGCCGCCTCGAGACGGTCCACGCGCCGGGTCACGCGGCCGGACTGTGCTGTTTCGAGATCGACGACGGATCGGAAGCGTTCGTCGGCGACGCCGTTCTCCCCGTCTACACCCCCAACGTCGGCGGCGCGGACGTCCGCGTCGACCGCCCGCTCGCGAAGTACCTCGAGACGCTGCGGACGATCGCTGACCGGGACTACGACCGCGTCTGGCCCGGCCACCGCGACCCGATCGACGACCCGACCGACCG of the Halobiforma lacisalsi AJ5 genome contains:
- a CDS encoding MBL fold metallo-hydrolase encodes the protein MDRISLGNDEFEGHNNAYVLAGEDTLALVDTGIATPDVRADLRDGLAERGYEFADVDDVVLTHFHPDHAGLAGEIQAESDATVYVHEADAPIVEGDSETLEALDRRRREYLKDWGVPEGPKEELLAFLEAADGIGGDPVNATSIEDGDVLEVGGRRLETVHAPGHAAGLCCFEIDDGSEAFVGDAVLPVYTPNVGGADVRVDRPLAKYLETLRTIADRDYDRVWPGHRDPIDDPTDRALTILDHHRERTEKILGVLEEHGPADAWTVSAHLFGDLEGIHIVHGPGEAYAHLDHLRHEDVVALEDGEYRLRAGAGDVDLDSVLPPAEAEAAD